ATGGAAGATGTTTTAATTGGTCGAATATTGACTGGTTTAACGTTAGGTGTACATATTCTGTATGCGACAGTAGGAGTAGGAATTCCGTTACTCATTATGGTACTGGAATTTCTAGGCATTAAAAAGAATGATTATCACTACTTAACGATGGCACGTAGAATTGCGATGGGATACACAGTCACTGTTGCCGTAGGTGTTGTTACCGGTACAATTATCGGTCTTCAATTATCATTAATATGGCCACAGTTTATGCAACTTGCCGGTCATATTATTGCGTTACCACTATTCATGGAAACATTTGCGTTTTTCTTTGAAGCGATATTTTTAGGTATTTACTTATATACGTGGGATCGATTTAAAAATCGCTGGCACCACTGGTATTTAACAATTCCAGTCGTACTTGGTGCAGGAATTTCCGCGGTGTTTATTACGATGGTAAATAGCTTTATGAACTCTCCAGCAGGCTTTAAAATCGTTGACGGTGTGTTAAAAAATGTCGATCCTTTAAAAGCGATGTTTAACCCGTCGATGCCAGAACGAGTGTTCCACGTACTCGTTACAGCGTATATGACAGCAGCGTTTATTATGGTGACGATCGCAGCGTTTAACTTATTAAAGTCTAAATTCGATGAAGATCGTGAGTATCACAAAAAAGGCTTAAAAGTGATGATGGTCATTGGTTTAATTATGTCTGGACTCACTTTACTCGCAGGAGATTTATCTGCAAAGTATTTACATAATCATCAACCAGAAAAACTTGCTGCAATGGAGTGGCACTTTGAAACAGAAAGTAACGCGGATTTAATTTTATTTGGTGTACTCGATGAAGAAAACCAAGAAGTGAAAGGTGCACTCAGAATTCCGAGCGCGTTAAGTATTTTATCGGACTGGAAACCGAGTACTGAAGTGACAGGGTTAAACGATATCCCTAAAGATGAATGGCCACCACTTGTCATTCACTATTTCTTTGACGTCATGGTATTCTTTGGAATGTTTGGATTCGGAGCGAGTCTTTTATACTTTATCTTAAAATGGTTAAAACCGGAGTTACTACACAGTAAGTTGATGTTGTATATATATGTCTTAACCGGTCCGTTATCATTTTTAGCAATTGAAGCGGGTTGGTTTACAGCTGAACTTGGTCGTCAGCCATGGATGGTACGTGGATATATGCGCGTCAGTGAAGCGATCACCGAGGCGAGTGGTTTAGGGTTAACGCTAATCCTATTCGGTGTTTTATACTTCGTATTAGTAACGACGACTATTCTCGTGTTAACGCGTATGTTTAAAGATAAATCAGCAAAAGATAGCCAAATTCAATATTATGGTACTGAAAGTTTAGATGAGACTGGAGGTCGATTCTAATGGATTTTGCAACACTAGGTATTACAGTACTTTGGACGTTTTTATACGGATACGTCGTCATTGCATCGATTGACTTTGGTGCAGGGTTTTATAACTTCTATGCAAAATTAACGAATCAAGATAATATTATTACACCGATTATTAACCGCTATTTAAATCCTGTATGGGAAGTCACGAACGTATTCTTCGTATTCTTCTTCGTTGGGATCGTCGGATTTTTCCCGGACTCGGCATACTATTTAGGTACGGTGTTACTCATTCCAGCGTCTATATCGTTAATTATGTTAGCGATTCGCGGAAGTTATTATGCATTTAACCAATATTCTAAAGGCACGAATATGGTTTGGACGTTTTTATACGGTGTAACAGGGTTATTTATCCCAGCGTCGCTTTCAGTCGCACTGGTCATATCTGAAGGTGGTTTTATAGAAGAAACTGCTGCAGGTCTTGATTTAGACTATGTCGAACTATTTTTTAGCGGATATACGTGGTCCGTCGTATTTTTAGCAGTCATTTCTGTGTTATATATTTCGAGTGGTTTTTTACTTTTCTATTCGAATCGTGCAAAAGCAAAGCAAGCCGTGCATTTAACGCGTACATGGTTCTTAACATGGACAATTCCAATGCTCGTCATTTCTCAATTTGTGTTCCTAGAGCTTCGCGCAACGAATAGAGAACACTTTGACAATGCCACACAAAATTACTGGTACTTCTTCTTATGTAGTATTGTATTTATGGCAATTGCTGTGTACTTAGTTTATAAAAAGAAAAATTACGGTATTGCGTTTATTATGGTGATGTTACAGTTTGCGTTCGCATTTTTCGGTTATGGAATTAGTAAATTACCATATATTTTATATCCGTTTATAAAACTCGATGCGGTCGTTAACGACTCGATGGCCATCGCACTCGTCATTGTGTTCGTTTTAGGTTTACTATTACTTATTCCAAGTCTTATAATATTAATGAGATTATTCTTATTCGATAAAGATTACGTACAAGGTAAGGAGTAAGTTATGAAAAAAGAATTTGCGGTAATCGGACTCGGAAGATTCGGTTCGAGTATCGTTAAAGAATTACAAAAGTTAAATGTGAACGTTCTTGCGATTGACAAAGATGAAGCGGTTATTAACGAATATAAGGATCTTGTCACTGAAGCGGTGATCGGTAATACGATGGATGAAAACGTCTTAAAAAGTGTAGGTATTACTAACTTCGACCACGTCATCGTTGCGATTGGTGAGAGTATTCAAGGCAGTATTTTAACGACACTTATATTAAAAGACCTCGGATGCGAAAAAGTGACGGTTAAAGCTCAAAATGATTATCACGGTAGAGTGTTAGAAAAAATCGGTGCAGATGCTGTGATTCACCCTGAAAGAGATATCGGGCGATTACTTGCACACCGACTCGTATCGACACATACTCTCGATATACTCGAAATTTCAGATAACCACTCAATCGTAGAATTTAAAGCAGTTGAAGCTTTTACAAATCGTACGCTAGATGAGTTAGACTTTAGAAATAAATTTGGAGTATCCGTATTAGCCATTAAACGACATGAGCACATTATCGTGTCGCCAGATTCGCACACGCCAATTCTTGAAGACGATATTTTAATATTAATTGCAAGCGATGAAATCTCTCACACTTTGAAATAGTGATGGGGGACAACTAAAAAATACCCGTTACAATTAAGTAACGGGTATTTTCAAGTTTTTATTTATCTTCTAACGTCTCGTCGTTAACTCTCATAATCATTGGTAAAATCATCGGTTTACGATGTGTCTTTTTGTATAAGTAATTCGATAAGTCTTGAATGATGAGTTGTTTGACGTTAAACCATTCGACGTTGTCTTCTTCTAATAACTCTTCGATGGATTCTTTTAGGCGTTTCTCTGCGCTACGAATGAGTCTAAATGATTCTCTCATATAGACGAACCCACGAGAAATAATGTCTGGACCTGAAAGTAGTGTCTGTGTTTTAAAGTCGATAGATACGACGACGACTGCTAATCCTTCTTCTGAAAGTTCTTTACGGTCACGTAGTACGATATTTCCGATATCTCCAATTCCGATACCGTCTACAAATACTGTTCCAGCTGGTACTTTTCCTGAAATCTCTGCACCGTTTCTATCGATAGATAAGACGTCACCATTTTCCATTAAGAAGATTTTATCTTTATCGACACCTGTGTCGATACCGAGTTCTTTATGGATTTTTTGCATACGGTATTCACCGTGAATAGGCATAAAGTACTCTGGGCGAATGAGTCTAAGCATTAGTTTTTGTTCTTCTTGTGAGCCGTGTCCAGACGTATGGATGTTTGACAACGGTCCATGAATTACGTCTGCACCTGCTTTATAAAGAGCATTAATTGTTTTATTGACACTCATCGTGTTCCCAGGAATAGGTGAGCTACTAAAGACGACTGTATCATCTGGAATGATTGAAATTTGTCTATGTGTACCGTTTGCGATACGAGACAATGCTG
Above is a genomic segment from Nosocomiicoccus massiliensis containing:
- a CDS encoding cytochrome ubiquinol oxidase subunit I — translated: MEDVLIGRILTGLTLGVHILYATVGVGIPLLIMVLEFLGIKKNDYHYLTMARRIAMGYTVTVAVGVVTGTIIGLQLSLIWPQFMQLAGHIIALPLFMETFAFFFEAIFLGIYLYTWDRFKNRWHHWYLTIPVVLGAGISAVFITMVNSFMNSPAGFKIVDGVLKNVDPLKAMFNPSMPERVFHVLVTAYMTAAFIMVTIAAFNLLKSKFDEDREYHKKGLKVMMVIGLIMSGLTLLAGDLSAKYLHNHQPEKLAAMEWHFETESNADLILFGVLDEENQEVKGALRIPSALSILSDWKPSTEVTGLNDIPKDEWPPLVIHYFFDVMVFFGMFGFGASLLYFILKWLKPELLHSKLMLYIYVLTGPLSFLAIEAGWFTAELGRQPWMVRGYMRVSEAITEASGLGLTLILFGVLYFVLVTTTILVLTRMFKDKSAKDSQIQYYGTESLDETGGRF
- a CDS encoding cytochrome d ubiquinol oxidase subunit II, whose product is MDFATLGITVLWTFLYGYVVIASIDFGAGFYNFYAKLTNQDNIITPIINRYLNPVWEVTNVFFVFFFVGIVGFFPDSAYYLGTVLLIPASISLIMLAIRGSYYAFNQYSKGTNMVWTFLYGVTGLFIPASLSVALVISEGGFIEETAAGLDLDYVELFFSGYTWSVVFLAVISVLYISSGFLLFYSNRAKAKQAVHLTRTWFLTWTIPMLVISQFVFLELRATNREHFDNATQNYWYFFLCSIVFMAIAVYLVYKKKNYGIAFIMVMLQFAFAFFGYGISKLPYILYPFIKLDAVVNDSMAIALVIVFVLGLLLLIPSLIILMRLFLFDKDYVQGKE
- a CDS encoding TrkA family potassium uptake protein, translating into MKKEFAVIGLGRFGSSIVKELQKLNVNVLAIDKDEAVINEYKDLVTEAVIGNTMDENVLKSVGITNFDHVIVAIGESIQGSILTTLILKDLGCEKVTVKAQNDYHGRVLEKIGADAVIHPERDIGRLLAHRLVSTHTLDILEISDNHSIVEFKAVEAFTNRTLDELDFRNKFGVSVLAIKRHEHIIVSPDSHTPILEDDILILIASDEISHTLK